One segment of Candidatus Poribacteria bacterium DNA contains the following:
- a CDS encoding nucleoside phosphorylase, translating into MPIPNFPDKHKSRPIITPQQHVAYFRQQGFIPDFPIPKSVIFCYEGNLLERIANVENVEQVHGIGGEFYLLTETGNRVAVSGNNGIGAPGVSMVLEILIELGVKRFINVGIAGGLQKTSRVGDVVVCTSAIRDEGVSYHYLKDPSAPALPSKNLTPALRQTLERDGVRYTEGPTWTTDAFFRETVGEIQHYQQEGVITVEMEAAALFAISTLRGVEMASGFVISDLVADLVWHPQILAQETHDSLFRLYQAARATLNETNKN; encoded by the coding sequence ATGCCAATACCAAATTTTCCCGATAAACATAAATCGCGTCCCATCATCACACCCCAACAGCACGTTGCGTACTTCCGTCAACAAGGCTTCATTCCCGATTTTCCGATTCCCAAAAGTGTCATTTTCTGTTATGAGGGGAACCTTCTTGAGCGTATTGCCAATGTTGAAAATGTTGAACAGGTTCACGGGATAGGTGGAGAATTCTATCTGCTAACCGAAACCGGTAACCGTGTGGCAGTGAGCGGCAATAACGGCATTGGTGCGCCCGGAGTCTCAATGGTTCTTGAAATTCTGATAGAACTTGGTGTTAAGCGATTTATCAATGTAGGGATTGCCGGTGGATTGCAGAAAACCTCTCGTGTTGGTGATGTCGTTGTCTGTACCAGTGCCATTCGTGATGAAGGCGTTTCATACCACTATTTGAAGGACCCTTCGGCACCTGCACTGCCATCTAAAAATCTAACACCTGCCCTTAGGCAAACCCTTGAACGTGATGGTGTACGCTACACTGAGGGACCAACATGGACAACTGATGCCTTCTTCCGAGAAACCGTTGGGGAAATTCAGCATTACCAACAGGAGGGAGTTATCACCGTTGAAATGGAAGCCGCCGCTTTATTTGCCATCAGTACGCTGCGCGGTGTGGAGATGGCATCGGGGTTTGTTATCAGTGACTTGGTGGCTGACTTAGTATGGCATCCACAGATACTCGCCCAAGAAACGCACGATAGTTTATTCCGCTTGTATCAGGCAGCACGTGCGACCTTAAACGAAACGAATAAAAATTAA
- a CDS encoding phytanoyl-CoA dioxygenase family protein: MPILTQAHREHFDEYGYMVIENAVPTELCEPVVDAIFAFLEMDPSDPNDWYQAPHKPGAGMVEMYFHQAMWNVYQHPPIHQIYSEVYGTERIWVHIDRVNMKPPKHLDHPEWDHKGMYHWDADTSKLPVRFSTQGVLFLRDTADNQGSFVCWPGAHKSLIDEENPWVPELTPEIYREKFIQVPAKAGSLLIWHVALPHGNGRNTSDKPRLAQYMNYYRVPNPIDEERRQERITLWRERRALGRGPYPGDPRGWEAKNYEAPKLTALGRKLLGLDLWD, encoded by the coding sequence ATGCCAATATTAACACAAGCACACCGTGAACATTTCGATGAATACGGCTATATGGTCATTGAAAATGCCGTTCCTACTGAACTGTGTGAACCAGTCGTTGACGCAATTTTTGCGTTTTTGGAAATGGATCCTTCAGATCCGAATGACTGGTATCAAGCACCCCATAAACCTGGGGCTGGCATGGTAGAAATGTATTTTCATCAAGCGATGTGGAACGTCTATCAACATCCACCAATCCATCAGATTTATAGTGAGGTATACGGCACAGAACGGATTTGGGTTCATATTGATAGAGTCAACATGAAACCACCCAAACATCTCGACCACCCTGAGTGGGACCATAAGGGCATGTATCATTGGGATGCGGACACCTCAAAACTACCAGTTAGGTTTAGTACACAAGGTGTTTTGTTTCTCAGGGACACGGCCGACAATCAGGGGTCTTTCGTCTGTTGGCCCGGTGCGCATAAGTCACTGATTGATGAAGAAAACCCGTGGGTACCAGAACTTACGCCGGAAATATATAGGGAAAAATTCATACAGGTGCCAGCGAAAGCAGGTTCACTGCTCATTTGGCATGTGGCACTTCCGCACGGTAACGGGCGCAACACGTCAGACAAGCCGCGGTTAGCACAATACATGAACTATTATCGTGTGCCTAATCCTATAGATGAAGAACGACGGCAAGAACGCATTACACTGTGGCGGGAGCGGAGAGCATTAGGCCGCGGACCCTATCCTGGTGACCCAAGAGGTTGGGAAGCAAAAAATTATGAGGCACCAAAACTCACAGCTTTGGGACGGAAGCTGCTGGGACTCGATTTGTGGGACTAA